The Diadema setosum chromosome 1, eeDiaSeto1, whole genome shotgun sequence genome has a window encoding:
- the LOC140242130 gene encoding uncharacterized protein, whose protein sequence is MEKDQEFSIEKFVDSPTVEELLTLKKVDLLRVAENYKVPAVKSTMKKSEITQHTIKFLVDEEVFPLQALRNLSGSPPGDVQGSVEVRLKELELEKARIELERERVSLERARQVGEREYGVSVSGGHFDIAKNVRMVPEFDEGDVDRYFLHFEQVADSMEWPKEKWPHLLQTKLKGKACDAYASLSREEAQHYATVKKAIMNAYALVPEAYRQKFRNSRKLDSQSFREFAKVKEIAFTRWLQSVGVATVDDLRELVLLEEFKSSLPQEVRSHIEEQKAKTLLVASTMADEYTLSRSHGNRYVGSKYAAPSRQSVGKTNSSSKTDVKVGLVVENETDKKGRITEKPIVCFHCRQPGHVKSTCPILNKKKQEKDKEKKSHPNGLVSRSVESTGDRCEQVQSVIKSADQDKIKSQYEPFTSVGYVSLVGCDEARKVTILRDTGASQSLILDSVLPFGQTSSTGTSVLLQGVEGGYVEAPLHTVDLQSGLVSGRVSLGVRKSLPMDGVALILGNDLAGDKVTIPVVSAVPLDKEGNETAALVQEFPEVFPACVVTRSMSRKSEESEMKASPGDIGLEGSFFCQMDDVEVSRNAASKSHEVGDESQPVDETDVERSAGESVKPFMCVVGEELNHTTDDQCAELERKCSSVKLKNSDALCDLDRKLGHLSHGERDDVKQIIADFPELFSDVPGRTSVVQHDVDVGETDPIKQHPYRANPEKMQHLQSEVEYMLEHNIVEPSTSAWSSPCVLVPKPDGSYRFCTDYRKVNSCTKSDCFPIPRVDDCIDRIGKASYVSKFDLLKGYWQIPLTQRAKEISAFVTSKGLFQYTVMPFGMKNAPATFQRMMNELICGLDGCEVYIDDVVVYSDSWDDHVRTVKELFKRLSAASLTVNLVKSEFGHSEVQFLGHVVGHGRVRPAAAKVQAVQDVPVPKTRKELMRFIGMAGYYRRFCHNFSDVVAPLTDLLRKNVKFQWSAACQSAFDQVKAILSSGPVLAAPDFKKGFSLAVDASDVGAGAVLMQADDNGVDRPVCYFSKKFNAHQRKYSTVEKETLALILSLSHFDVYVGSTTQPVVVWTDHNPLTFVNRMRNKNQRLLRWSLILQEYNLDIKHIRGKENIVADALSRA, encoded by the coding sequence ATGGAGAAAGATCAAGAGTTTTCCATTGAGAAGTTTGTGGATTCACCCACAGTTGAGGAGTTGCTAACCTTGAAAAAGGTTGATTTGTTGCGTGTTGCAGAAAACTACAAGGTTCCTGCTGTGAAGAGTACAATGAAAAAGTCAGAGATTACACAGCAcacaatcaaatttcttgtagatgAAGAAGTATTTCCCCTCCAGGCATTGCGTAACTTATCAGGTAGTCCCCCTGGTGATGTGCAAGGGAGTGTAGAAGTACGTCTGAAAGAGCTTGAACTTGAGAAAGCGAGAattgagttagagagagagagggtttcTCTAGAAAGGGCTCGTCAAGTCGGTGAGAGAGAGTATGGTGTAAGCGTCAGTGGTGGGCATTTTGATATCgccaaaaatgtcagaatggTCCCTGAGTTCGATGAAGGAGATGTGGATAGATATTTCCTGCACTTCGAACAGGTGGCGGATAGCATGGAGTGGCCGAAAGAAAAATGGCCTCATCTCTTGCAGACTAAGTTAAAGGGAAAGGCATGTGATGCTTATGCTTCACTGTCGCGCGAAGAGGCTCAGCATTACGCAACAGTAAAAAAGGCAATCATGAACGCGTACGCCTTGGTTCCTGAAGCGTACAGACAGAAATTCAGGAATAGTAGAAAACTAGATTCACAGTCATTCAGAGaatttgcaaaagtgaaggAAATTGCCTTCACTCGTTGGCTGCAATCAGTAGGCGTGGCTACTGTTGATGATTTGCGGGAGCTTGTGCTACTAGAGGAGTTTAAGAGTTCGCTACCTCAAGAGGTGCGTTCGCATATCGAGGAACAAAAAGCGAAAACTTTGTTGGTAGCTAGTACAATGGCTGACGAGTATACTCTGTCCCGTAGTCATGGAAACAGGTATGTAGGAAGCAAATATGCAGCTCCAAGTCGTCAAAGTGTTGGCAAGACAAATTCTAGCAGTAAGACAGATGTGAAGGTTGGTCTAGTGGTAGAAAATGAGACTGACAAGAAGGGTAGGATTACTGAGAAGCCTATTGTGTGTTTCCATTGTAGGCAACCAGGGCATGTGAAGTCTACTTGTCCcattctgaacaagaaaaaacaggaaaaagacaaagaaaagaagtctcATCCCAATGGATTGGTGAGTCGTTCGGTTGAATCGACAGGTGATAGGTGTGAACAAGTTCAGAGTGTGATTAAGTCAGCTGATCAAGACAAGATTAAGTCTCAGTATGAACCATTCACTTCTGTAGGCTATGTGTCATTGGTAGGGTGTGATGAAGCTAGAAAGGTTACCATCCTGCGAGATACTGGTGCATCCCAGTCATTGATTCTTGACAGTGTTTTACCTTTTGGGCAAACGTCGTCCACAGGCACAAGTGTACTGTTACAAGGAGTAGAAGGAGGTTACGTTGAAGCCCCTCTTCACACAGTCGATTTGCAGTCAGGCCTAGTTTCAGGAAGGGTGAGCCTTGGTGTTAGGAAGTCACTTCCTATGGATGGTGTAGCATTGATATTAGGCAATGATCTTGCAGGAGACAAAGTGACTATTCCAGTGGTCAGTGCAGTCCCTTTGgataaagaaggaaatgagaCAGCTGCATTGGTTCAGGAATTCCCTGAAGTTTTCCCAGCTTGTGTAGTCACACGTTCCATGTCTAGAAAATCAGAGGAGTCTGAAATGAAGGCTAGTCCAGGGGATATCGGTCTAGAAGGGAGTTTCTTCTGTCAGATGGATGATGTAGAAGTAAGTAGAAACGCAGCGTCAAAATCACATGAGGTAGGAGATGAGTCTCAGCCTGTAGATGAAACTGATGTTGAGAGAAGTGCAGGTGAGAGTGTGAAGCCATTCATGTGTGTGGTTGGAGAAGAGTTGAATCACACAACAGATGATCAATGTGCTGAACTAGAAAGGAAGTGTTCAAGTGTGAAGCTTAAGAACTCGGATGCACTTTGTGATCTTGACAGGAAATTGGGTCATTTGTCCCATGGTGAGAGAGATGATGTGAAACAGATCATTGCAGATTTTCCGGAGTTGTTTTCAGATGTTCCTGGTCGCACAAGTGTGGTGCAACATGATGTGGATGTTGGGGAGACAGATCCCATCAAGCAGCACCCTTATCGTGCTAACCCAGAGAAGATGCAACACTTGCAGAGTGAGGTGGAGTACATGTTAGAACATAACATTGTAGAGCCAAGCACTAGTGCATGGAGTTCACCATGTGTATTAGTTCCCAAGCCGGATGGCTCATATCGCTTTTGCACGGATTATAGGAAGGTGAATTCATGTACCAAATCGGACTGCTTCCCTATTCCAAGAGTTGATGACTGCATCGATCGTATTGGAAAAGCGAGCTATGTAAGCAAGTTTGACCTACTGAAAGGGTATTGGCAGATACCTTTAACACAGAGAGCAAAGGAGATTTCTGCGTTTGTAACTTCAAAGGGCCTTTTCCAGTATACCGTGATGCCGTTTGGGATGAAAAACGCCCCGGCTACATTCCAACGCATGATGAATGAGTTGATTTGTGGATTGGATGGCTGTGAGGTATACATCGATGATGTGGTGGTTTACAGCGATTCTTGGGATGACCATGTGAGAACGGTGAAGGAGTTGTTCAAGCGGTTGTCGGCGGCCAGTCTCACAGTTAACCTGGTGAAAAGTGAGTTTGGGCATAGTGAAGTGCAGTTTCTTGGTCACGTCGTTGGTCATGGTCGAGTTCGTCCCGCAGCGGCTAAAGTCCAAGCAGTCCAAGATGTCCCTGTTCCCAAGACGAGGAAGGAGCTGATGAGATTCATCGGCATGGCCGGATACTACCGTCGCTTCTGCCATAACTTCTCGGATGTTGTGGCGCCCTTGACTGATCTCCTGCGGAAGAATGTGAAGTTCCAGTGGTCAGCAGCATGCCAGTCTGCCTTCGACCAAGTGAAGGCAATCCTGTCGAGTGGTCCTGTATTGGCAGCGCCGGACTTCAAGAAAGGCTTCAGCCTAGCTGTCGATGCAAGCGATGTCGGAGCAGGCGCCGTGCTGATGCAAGCTGATGACAATGGAGTGGACAGACCGGTCTGCTACTTCTCAAAGAAGTTCAACGCGCACCAGCGGAAGTATTCTACCGTTGAGAAGGAGACCCTAGCGTTAATTCTTTCGCTCAGCCATTTTGATGTCTACGTGGGCAGCACAACTCAACCCGTTGTTGTGTGGACTGATCACAACCCACTGACATTCGTCAAcagaatgagaaacaaaaaccagagacTGCTGCGATGGAGTTTAATCCTACAGGAGTATAACCTTGACATTAAGCACATTCGCGGAAAGGAAAACATTGTCGCAGACGCCCTTTCTCGTGCTTAA